TTCCCACACCTTCATCTTGTTGCGCTTGAGGCCGATGTAGGTGAAAATCGTTCCAAGAATCATGCCGCCGTGGTAGCTCATGCCTGAGATTCCGGCAAAGTGGTAACCAAGTGCATCATGCGTCATGGGCAGTATGATTTCGGTCGGGTTTGCAAGGTAGTAGCCCGGTTTGTAGAAGAACACGTAACCCAGGCGTGCACCGATAATGATACCCGCGATAATCCAGGTGAACAGGCTGTCGAACTGGTCCTTGGTGTAGCCCAGCTTTTCCTTCTTGTTTACGTGCATCAGTGTGAGGTAGCCCGTCACGAAGGCGAAAATGTACATGATGCCGTACCAGCGCACCGGGAAACTCCCGAGCATAAAGGCCGTTCCGTCAAAATAAGAAGGGATTAGATTCCACCATGTCGGTTCCATTTTACTTTCCTTTCTTGGGTAAATATTGGTGTGCCCAATAGTTAAACAGCATTCCGGCGACCTGGGTTGCCGGCTGCGAGCGCATGCCCTGCAAGTCGTGCACCTGCATAATCACGAGCACCACCGCCTTGCTCGGGTCCGCCTTGGACTGTGCAAAACCCATGAACCATTCGTAGCGGCCGTAGGGGTCGTGTCCGTCGAGGGAACCAGTCTTTCCGCCGATGGTGAGAGCCTCGTAGTTCTTGCGGGCCATGTGCCTGGTCGAAATGTTCTTGCGGGCGGTACCGTGTGTGACCGTGCGGATCATCGCTTCGCGCAGGCCGTAATAAGTGTTGTCGCTGAACTTGCCCACATCAAGTGCGATGCGGCTCTTGGGGGCGAATCCGTCCAAGTTGGCTGCCCATGGAATTTCCAGCGGCTTTTTCGTGAGAATGGAGCGAACCTGTGCTGCGGCAAGAAGCGGGGTCAATGTGGTGGCTTCCGTAAAGCCGCTGCTGACTTCGGCGAGGCCGTAGCCGGTATCAGGTGGAGCGTAGTTGGAACGCGGGGGGAGTGCACCCGGGAAGTTCGTATTGTAGCCTAATTTCTTGGCGGCGCTACGCAGGCGTTCGGCACCCACGTTCATGCCCACGATGGCCATGGGCGGGTTCGCGGACTTGGCGTAGGCGTCTTGCAGTTCGATAAACGGACCCTTGTAGCCTTCCTTGACGCGCAGCTGGTTCTTGTAAAGGTGAATGCTGGAGCCAATCATTGGAATCTGCGACGTGAGCGAGTAGCGGTTCGATTCCATGGCTGCCGAAATGGTGACTGTCTTTGCAAGCGATGCCGCCGGGAAGGTGTTCTTGATAAAGTAGTCGGGCTTTTCTTGCACGTGGTTATTGCGGCGTTCGCCCCAGGCAATGATTTCGTTGCTCTGCGGGTCTACCATCAAGATGACTGCGTGTTCGGGGCGGAATCGGCGTAGCAGGTTGTCGATTTTTTCGGCCATGAAAACATCTTTCTGGGCCTTGATGTGCGTGCTGTCGATGACGTCTGCTTCGGTAGGACTTTCGGGGACGACTGCTGCGGCTACCGTTGCCTGCGTATTTGCCAGGTCTTCGGAATCGGCCTTCGGGAAAATTCCCGTTTCGCTTATCTGTTCGGCCTGCAGGGTAGCGTCGTTGGTGGCTGTAGAATCAATCGCTTCTGCATATTCATCTTCTTCAGCGGGCTTTTGGGGGTCTTTCTCGCTAAAGATGCAG
This region of uncultured Fibrobacter sp. genomic DNA includes:
- a CDS encoding penicillin-binding transpeptidase domain-containing protein, with product MGLCALMGTCIFSEKDPQKPAEEDEYAEAIDSTATNDATLQAEQISETGIFPKADSEDLANTQATVAAAVVPESPTEADVIDSTHIKAQKDVFMAEKIDNLLRRFRPEHAVILMVDPQSNEIIAWGERRNNHVQEKPDYFIKNTFPAASLAKTVTISAAMESNRYSLTSQIPMIGSSIHLYKNQLRVKEGYKGPFIELQDAYAKSANPPMAIVGMNVGAERLRSAAKKLGYNTNFPGALPPRSNYAPPDTGYGLAEVSSGFTEATTLTPLLAAAQVRSILTKKPLEIPWAANLDGFAPKSRIALDVGKFSDNTYYGLREAMIRTVTHGTARKNISTRHMARKNYEALTIGGKTGSLDGHDPYGRYEWFMGFAQSKADPSKAVVLVIMQVHDLQGMRSQPATQVAGMLFNYWAHQYLPKKGK